A genomic stretch from Gemmatimonas sp. includes:
- a CDS encoding magnesium chelatase, translating to MSRLPETLGALKRSGYATNRPKSVKDEIRRNLIVRLQSGGPLFRGVLGYEDTVMPQIVNALLARHNFILLGLRGQAKSRILRALVTLLDEQMPVVAGSEVNDDPFAPISKYAKQLIQEHGDETPIGWVSRDQRYVEKLATPDATIADIIGDVDPIKAARGGHILGDELTIHYGMLPRANRGIFALNELPDLAGKVQVGLFNIMQEGDVQIKGYPVRLALDVLLCFTANPEDYTARGKIITPLKDRIGSEIITHYPESVELGVEITRQEAWTKRSDGVQIRVPDLIEEVVERIAFEARDDKRIDKRSGVSQRMPITAMENVVSNAEQRALRNGDSEAVPRVADVYAALPAITGKIELEYEGELVGGATIAKDLIRRACDATLRERAGDIDAEDVIMWFDGGGALQVADEIAMDLVRQGFETVPSLVQTVIALGLAKKGDDAMIVVACELVLEALVARRKISRSDEGKYGKAERESRRPKGQQDYFG from the coding sequence GTGTCCAGACTCCCCGAGACCCTCGGCGCTCTCAAGCGCTCCGGCTACGCCACAAATCGCCCGAAGTCCGTCAAAGACGAGATTCGGCGTAACCTGATCGTTCGCCTGCAGTCTGGCGGCCCGCTTTTCCGCGGCGTGCTTGGCTACGAAGACACCGTGATGCCTCAGATCGTGAACGCGCTCCTCGCGCGCCACAACTTCATCCTGCTCGGCTTGCGCGGCCAGGCGAAGTCGCGCATCCTGCGCGCGCTGGTCACGCTGCTCGACGAACAGATGCCCGTCGTGGCCGGCAGCGAAGTGAATGACGATCCGTTCGCGCCGATCTCGAAGTACGCCAAGCAACTCATCCAGGAGCACGGCGACGAGACCCCGATCGGTTGGGTGTCGCGTGACCAGCGCTATGTCGAGAAGCTCGCGACGCCCGATGCGACCATCGCCGACATCATCGGCGACGTGGACCCCATCAAGGCCGCGCGCGGTGGACACATCCTCGGTGACGAGCTCACGATCCATTACGGCATGCTGCCGCGCGCCAACCGCGGCATCTTCGCGCTGAACGAGCTCCCCGACCTCGCCGGCAAGGTGCAGGTCGGCCTGTTCAACATCATGCAGGAAGGCGACGTGCAGATCAAAGGCTACCCGGTGCGTCTCGCACTTGATGTCCTGCTCTGCTTCACCGCCAATCCGGAAGACTACACGGCTCGCGGCAAGATCATCACGCCGCTCAAGGACCGCATCGGCAGCGAAATCATCACGCACTATCCCGAGAGCGTTGAACTCGGCGTCGAGATTACGCGTCAGGAAGCGTGGACGAAGCGTTCCGACGGCGTGCAGATCCGCGTCCCCGACTTGATCGAGGAAGTGGTGGAGCGCATCGCCTTCGAAGCGCGCGACGACAAGCGCATCGACAAGCGTTCCGGCGTGTCACAGCGCATGCCGATCACCGCGATGGAGAACGTGGTCTCGAACGCCGAACAGCGCGCGCTGCGCAACGGTGACAGCGAAGCCGTGCCGCGCGTGGCCGACGTGTACGCCGCCCTGCCCGCCATCACCGGCAAGATCGAGCTCGAGTACGAAGGGGAACTCGTCGGTGGCGCCACGATCGCCAAGGATCTCATCCGTCGCGCCTGCGACGCCACGCTGCGTGAACGCGCCGGAGATATCGACGCCGAAGACGTGATCATGTGGTTCGACGGCGGTGGCGCACTGCAGGTGGCCGACGAAATCGCGATGGATCTCGTGCGCCAGGGTTTCGAAACTGTCCCGAGTCTCGTGCAGACGGTGATCGCGCTCGGACTCGCCAAGAAAGGCGACGATGCGATGATCGTCGTGGCCTGCGAACTGGTCCTCGAAGCGCTGGTAGCGCGGAGGAAGATTTCGCGATCGGACGAAGGGAAGTACGGGAAGGCCGAGCGCGAATCGCGCCGACCGAAGGGACAGCAGGACTATTTCGGCTGA
- a CDS encoding TonB-dependent receptor has product MPSVPLRSKLLSLAACALGFGDASVAHAQTKADSSARRDSIARTLAPFAVRATRSTQSSFTSPLAITHIDKSQFSAKSGFGLNDALGNVPGVLVQSRYGTSDVRIAIRGFGARGAGDRSNAGTSRGVRVLLDGMPETEPDGRTSFDNIDLASAEGIDVIRSNASALWGNAAGGVISVSTVPVIDRPFATMQYQSGSYGLQRYIAQTGTPIGTRGGVAYATFVNTNFDGWRVNSDARRVLLNTGIVAPVGDKTQMRIHLLGANNLFHVPGPLSADEVAANPRQANTTYNGRDERRYNRLARLGASVEHAIDDKSSVSVVAYINPKYLQRSERGTFRDFTRYHGGANAAYTRQDVVSPTFTNRFTAGLDQAYQDGAVLFYSLSATNGRGTTLRDNKKEGAYNSGIFLEDELTLNDKVGITLGLRGDAISYYYKNYLNPKTDASRTFSQLTPKVGASWRVSKTHTLYANVGGGVEAPAGNETDPAGTFGQDTVTALNPLLEPIRSYTYEVGTKQIFMVGDGSGVLSSVSYDAAAYVTNVRNEIVPYRGGRFYFMAGRARRTGAEIAVTALAKGDLRFENSLTLSRNTYTQYVIDSVHYGKAGAKADYSGNRIVGIPDWFYGSNATWAPSKAPLGLAAQFGVQGTGGYWADDANAVRVTESHIVSASLRADRLLLVGDATVKGFLTVENLGDRRFIGSAFLNPDIVNGKALAFEPGMPRTVMLSFSVTRGR; this is encoded by the coding sequence ATGCCCTCTGTTCCTCTCCGCTCGAAACTGCTGAGTCTGGCTGCCTGTGCCCTAGGGTTCGGTGACGCCAGCGTCGCCCACGCCCAAACCAAGGCTGACTCGTCCGCTCGCCGGGACAGTATTGCGCGCACCCTCGCCCCGTTCGCCGTGCGCGCCACGCGCAGCACGCAGTCGTCGTTTACGTCGCCGCTGGCGATCACGCACATCGACAAGTCGCAGTTTTCGGCCAAGTCGGGTTTCGGCCTCAACGACGCCCTCGGCAATGTGCCCGGTGTCCTCGTGCAGTCTCGTTACGGCACCAGTGACGTGCGAATCGCCATCCGTGGCTTCGGCGCGCGCGGCGCGGGCGACCGCAGCAACGCCGGCACGTCGCGTGGCGTGCGCGTGTTGCTGGACGGCATGCCGGAAACCGAGCCGGATGGACGCACGTCGTTCGATAACATCGATCTTGCTTCGGCCGAGGGGATCGACGTCATCCGCTCGAACGCGAGCGCGCTGTGGGGCAACGCGGCGGGCGGCGTGATCAGCGTGTCCACCGTACCCGTAATCGATCGTCCATTCGCGACCATGCAGTATCAGAGCGGGAGCTACGGCCTGCAGCGCTACATCGCGCAGACGGGCACTCCCATTGGCACCAGGGGCGGCGTGGCCTACGCCACGTTCGTGAACACGAATTTCGACGGCTGGCGCGTGAACTCCGACGCGCGTCGCGTGCTGCTGAACACCGGCATCGTGGCTCCGGTGGGCGACAAGACGCAGATGCGCATTCACCTGCTCGGCGCCAACAATCTCTTCCACGTTCCCGGCCCGCTCTCGGCCGATGAAGTGGCAGCGAACCCGCGTCAGGCCAACACCACCTACAACGGTCGCGATGAACGTCGCTACAACCGTCTCGCCCGGCTCGGCGCCAGCGTGGAGCATGCCATCGACGACAAGTCGAGCGTGTCGGTGGTGGCGTACATCAATCCGAAGTATCTCCAGCGTTCCGAGCGCGGCACCTTCCGTGATTTCACGCGATATCATGGCGGCGCCAACGCCGCGTATACCCGGCAGGATGTGGTGTCACCCACGTTCACGAATCGCTTCACCGCCGGACTCGATCAGGCGTACCAGGACGGCGCCGTGCTGTTCTACTCGTTGAGCGCGACCAACGGTCGCGGCACCACGCTGCGCGACAACAAGAAGGAAGGCGCCTACAACAGCGGCATCTTCCTCGAAGACGAGCTCACGCTGAACGACAAGGTCGGCATCACGCTCGGTCTGCGCGGCGACGCGATTTCATACTACTACAAGAACTACCTGAATCCGAAAACCGACGCGAGCCGCACTTTCTCACAACTCACGCCGAAAGTCGGCGCGTCGTGGCGCGTGTCGAAAACGCATACGCTGTACGCGAACGTGGGCGGCGGTGTCGAAGCGCCCGCCGGCAACGAGACGGATCCCGCCGGTACCTTTGGACAAGACACCGTCACCGCGCTCAATCCGCTGCTCGAGCCGATCCGTTCGTACACATACGAAGTGGGCACCAAGCAGATCTTCATGGTCGGTGATGGCTCTGGTGTGCTGAGCAGCGTGTCGTACGACGCCGCCGCGTACGTCACCAATGTGCGCAACGAAATCGTGCCGTATCGCGGTGGACGCTTCTACTTCATGGCCGGCCGCGCACGTCGCACCGGCGCCGAAATCGCCGTGACCGCACTCGCCAAGGGCGACCTCCGTTTCGAGAACTCCCTCACGCTCTCGCGCAACACGTACACCCAGTACGTGATCGACTCCGTCCACTATGGCAAGGCCGGCGCGAAGGCCGACTACAGCGGCAATCGCATCGTCGGGATCCCCGACTGGTTCTATGGTTCCAACGCCACCTGGGCACCCTCCAAGGCGCCCCTCGGTCTCGCTGCGCAATTCGGTGTACAAGGCACCGGCGGCTACTGGGCCGACGATGCCAACGCGGTGCGCGTGACGGAGTCGCACATTGTCAGCGCCAGCCTGCGCGCCGATCGCCTCCTGCTGGTCGGCGATGCCACGGTGAAGGGCTTCCTCACGGTC